The DNA region ATGTAAATTTTTGGATCGGAAAGTTAGAGCTtctacagaaaacaaaaaacatctTGATTTAAGGAAACTTGCCTTTGCAAGAAACCATCCATAGAGTATTCCGAACGTGTTCTGTTTCTGCTTCCAGCTTTCTATCATGTCAGACATGGTTGGAATCTAGAGACGCAAAACATAACACACCATTTCAGAATAAACAAAAGGGCTAGAAGAGTTAGAATCATGTATAAGTAGATGGATCTCTGATGTATCATCAACAAAGCATAGCATATAAAACAATTGAAGTACAATTAAACAGGCAACTCTTTTCCAGCAGACAATCTAGAGCTCATGCATCATTTGAAAGAAAGGAATCCTCTGTTTTTGTGATTAACTAAAGAAATTTGGCATCCCTTTTAATTGTTAATATAGACATccacagcaaaaaaaaaaagaaaaaaaaactatcatcTTCGACCAAAAGAAACAACGATGCAGATTCTTTTACAGAACCTCACACAATTGGATAGACGGCCATAAAATGTGAAAAGCAAACCAAAATAGGAAGGAAGAAGCGAACCTTCAAAGCCTGAGGCTTGAGAATAGACAAACGGCTTGAACACAACTCCACGAAGACAGCCTATTAATCATCAGCCACTTGCTTAGACACAAGAGATATCAAACTTCCGTTCTCAGTGAACatctaaaagaaaaaacgaACCTCTGGTTTCAAGATGCTGATAACTGCTTGAACTTCTCGACATGATTCCTGTAACCAACAGAAAATTGCAACGATATTGAAGGATTACCCCCATGATGAATGATTGAATGCtaataaaaaacaaagtaaAGAGCTAAAGCTTAAGTTCAGTACTAAAACCCATCCAAAATCATATCTTTCTCACTTTAGCAACTTGCAAGAAGCTAGGGGTTCCTTACTCAATTCCTAAAAACCCTTTAAGAAACTTTTCTTACACAACCAAAACAAACACTGTCCGAAACATTTACATctgaaaaaatacattttttaaaaagatttgtcgAAATTTTGACATGCAATTCTCCAAATGATTGAAtgctaattaaaaaaaaaggcatAGAGCTAAAGCTTAAGTTCAAGTGCTAAACCCATCCAAAAtcatatcctttttttttttaaattactttagCAACTTGCAAGAAGCTTAGGGAGTTTCTTACTTAATTCCTAACCCTTCTTCTTACACAACCAAAAAACACTGTCCGAAACATTTACAtctgaaaaaaacatttttaaaaatagatttgtCGAAATTTTGACATGCAGTTCATCATTcttccaaaaccaaaaaaacagaTCCTTtccgcaaaaaaaaaagaaagaataattACCTTCGAAACATGAGCAGTCCCGATCAAATACACATCGCAAGATCCGCTCTCCCCTGTGGACTCGCACGTCAGCATCACAACGCTTTTCGCCAATTCCTCCGGCAGCTCCGCCTTCGTCGTCGATGaaccctctccctctccctctccacCGCCGCCGACGATTCCCTCGCCCGCATCGCCGCCGCTAACGACGGAATCGGAGTCTTTGTATTCTTCTTCGTCCTCGACGGCGTCCTCCTTCTCCACATTGACTATGCTGTCGCTCAACGAGATGTCGCCGGTAGGTCTGGAGGAGTGTTCTTCGATGTGAACGAAGTCCTCGCCAGAGTTAACAACCTCCGCCTCCGTCGACATCGAAATCGAATCGAAtcgagggggggggggggagataAGATTTGGGATCACGCAATTGGTTTACTGCTAGTAATGGTGAGAAAGTCGTCTAATACCTGAGACAGATTATGAGCTTAAGGTAACgcttattttgtttttatatatactatatagttcCGTTTCCTTAAATTAAATACGTAATTAACACTGATCGAAATATGATTTAATCCGTGATATTGACCTTTTTAATGTTTAAACGCTAGTTTTTAATGggctaaaatttaaaaaaatgctGGAAGCCCATTATGACATATGTCAAAAATAGAGAAAAGGTGATGGAAGCCCATTCTTATGgtagaaaacaattttttattttgtttttctattatCATTTGTACAAATAGAAATGTCAAACATTAACTgactattattaaataatttagtatTAAATGTGAATCTACATAAGATATTGGAATTATTGGTTACAAATTGTTGATctaataatgttaaaaaaaagacttgAAAAGACTAAAACAACATGTTGGATTCTTATCTTGTAATAGGCGTAAAACATCAGTCTTACAAAGTTATTATTAGGATTTAGGAGAGAATAATTTTGGTAGCCACTCTTTAGATGagtattctatatttttttgtcgaAATGCTTTCTCCACTGATTCTTTTCCTACCATTCAAATCTCTTTCTCTACCATCATACTTAATTTCTCGTTGCATGTTCATAGGTTCACCATTCAAATGAATACTTGTGTTTTAGCAGATTGTTACGGCCGCCGGCCGGTCTATAATGAAATGGTtacaaaaacttaaaagttgAAAGGCAACTACTAACAAGCTGAGTAACAGTTTAATGCAGTATAtagtatacaaaaaaaataactaaaaactcTATGGCAACGACATTTGTTAAATTTGTATAGCAAtgtaataaacaaataaaaaagaaggtATCAACGTTTGTTAAATTTTtaagccctttctcaaaaaaaattgtcCTAGCTATGGATGTATATAGATCAACTCATCTTCTTTGCATTCTCGAATTCCAATTTCCAATACTTTTCCACCGTTGAAAGAAGTTGGTAAGATATCACAACATTGTCTTCTGGGAGCCTTCAACTACCACAATCCACAACCAAAGAAAAGAgtaatttaattacaaaaaataaacttaaaataaatagaaaatgtaAGATGTTTACGTACGTAATAGTATTTGCAATGATGTTATTTCAAAATTCCAACACAtttgatatttcatttttaaaactttaatgtTTACACTTTAAAAATTCAGTGATAGTTTTAAGCTTAAACGTCAAAGTTCACTCAAAATCAACACTGAAATGGATTTTTGAAAGATTTTATCATCAACTAAAATcacataataaatattcaagttaTCAAACTTAtctgaattattttgaaattctcTTGCAATTCGAAACATCTTAATGTATACCCAAGCATTTATCtcttagaagaaaaaaaatccttttCCAGGCATTTATCTTGCACTTCTTGTAAATAATATGTGACATTCCTAGTTTTATTGGTACCTAATTCAGAGTAAAGGGATACATATCTATAGGGAAAACTTTAGTAATTGACATTTCAACAAATCACTACTAATCTAGGAAATGATTTTCACAGATGACCAAAACTTCATTATTTATCCTATTATCCACATACAACACAATATCTCTAATCCAAAACCAAATTCACAAAACTTAGACAAAGTATATTGCTTACTTGTCTGATATCGGGATCCAACCTTGTCGAAAATACTCTAATCTCTTCGATTTTGCGAGGAGATGAAATGGGATCGTACGTGCATTCTGGTAAGCTTGCTTGTACACACTTTTAATAGTTCCATCActgggagaagaagaaacatgtTCCATGAAGAAAGTGACAGGTCTTTGGCATGGATCAGGATGAACATCTCTTGTGTTGAATGTGTACACACTTGCCAACCCGCCTGAATTTTTCCATGGTCGGAACGTTTTTTGTGTCCTCAAAGCATCCCGTAGAATAAATGCTTACTCTCAATCTAATATTAGAGACAAACAAAgattattttgaattaataacCTTAAGTTACATGTCATGCAAAATCATCTATATAGTTAGGGAAAACAATATTAACCTGAACGGCATAGCCCCAGGAGACAGAGATGGTCCAAGAGTACCAACGGTCGTAGCAAATGGAGACTTGAAATATACGGAGAGGATCAAGTTCTATGGCGGAGAAGAGGTGGCTGACGGCAGAGAATGTGGTTACGTTTGGGAAAATTGGATCAATGTGGACTATGTGGTGGTAAGAGACACCAACGGTCTCGTTGAATGTGATGTCAATATTCCCAATGCATTTCCTTTTACATCAAACTGATTAGATTGAAAAACGAATTAATCAATATTATGCAAAAATTAatcactatttatttttttggtaaaaactgaatcactattttatttttaagagttAGAAAAAAACCTGATGAAAGCCAGGCTCATGAGACAATCCAACTCCAAGCTCAAGCACACAAGCATGAATCCTAGAGTCTCCTCCGTATAAATGTGGATACCTTTCGATACAAGAATCGAAATTTTTAGCTAAAACGTTAGCCAACGAGCTGCTTATATAGCGATCCCTCCACCGCCAAATGCCATGTCGTGTCCGAACAAGAGTTCTGGTGATAAATCTCTGAGCTTGCTCCTATGTAATACCATGATGTGTGTCGTATTTTGAGAGCGTTCTTGCGAGGTTTTCAGGGATAAATATATGTGTCGTCGTCTCCAAATACGTACCATCTTACTTCCTCTGAAGAAGTATTAAACATCCTTACTGTTTCTACACGCACCGAGCGATCCTAATCGCGTTTCGGTCACCTTTTCTCCAGTGTATCTGTTGGGTTATNNNNNNNNNNNNNNNNNNNNNNNNNNNNNNNNNNNNNNNNNNNNNNNNNNNNNNNNNNNNNNNNNNNNNNNNNNNNNNNNNNNNNNNNNNNNNNNNNNNNTTTGACAATGCATTGACTAAAGGAGTTTAGTTCTCTACTAGTGAGATCTGTATGGATTAGTGTAGTGCTTGCTGCTCACTAGATTTACATTTTTAGTGTTTATTTAGTTAAGTCATGCTAAAAGTTTTGAACTTATGCGTGAATGGTGAATCTAGAATCAATCTTGaactaaatagttttttttttccctgcTATAGTCTACATTTAGATCTCTGGTCTGTGTTCTTGTGGACCTATGGTTTGTGTCTTCTTCTGATCTATATATTCTGTGTGGATATTTTAGGCTGCAGTACTGGGAGAGATGATAGGTTCGGGGAAGGCTTCTGAGAAGTTGCTGATGATGTATGTGCCTTTCATGGGTGTTGGGATACTGGCTACTCTTCGTGGTTTAGTCTCTCGTTCAACCTCCAAGAGCGCCACCGGATCTGTTGACAAGCCCAGGAGGAAGCTGGCCTAGGAGAGGAGGTGGTTTCTCGTTTGTGATGGTTGGTTCAAACTAAtcctttttctttatgtttctttgttgGATAACTTTGGTTAAGAGTGTTATTGACTTTTCCCATATGAAACGTTTTCCTCTTGGAACTCTTTGTTTGTTCTCTCAGCAACAATGAAATGTTTCCTTTATTGAAATCAGATTCAACTGTTCATTCTAAAAATGGCAAAAAGATGcagaaaataaaacattctAGCTAACCCATCTTTAACAGAAGCTGTCAAACAACAATATTAACGAGGTTTTACTTAGATGGAGGATTACTTTTACAGTTTCAGTCTTTCTTTTTGGTTCAGTTCATTAGAAACAAGGAATAAAATAATCTGGCGTGAATGTCAATGACTCTCTTGGTTGTCgtctttcttcttgttctttggTTTTCGCTGTTAACGAgtcaaaaagatttgaaaagATGGGTGGGAACTTTAGTGAAGCTGATAGATATGTCTCTATTTCTCTTCTTTGCAATTTTAGCTGTGTTCTTGCCGCTTATTGATGGCCAAGTTTTTCTTCCTGGAACCTACCTCAAGTTCCTCACCGACCTGAAAAACTGGTATAGCTCTGAGTTTAACGATTACTCTTCACGGAGAAGCCGCACTTCTTCATAGGACTCGTCACTTCCATGGTAAACTGTTCTTTCTTGACTCTGAGATTGCTTGAATTTTTGTTTAGAGGTTTCTGCTTGAATATGTGCATCGTTTTGTTGTATCTTTTCTCACTTATTTTTTCCCTTGTAAATCTTCTTTAGGCTGCTGCTCTTGGAGATATGATAGGTTCAGGGAGGGTATctaaaaaattgttattgatGTATTTGGCTTGCATAGGTTTTGGGATTGTGGCACTTCTTCGTGGTCATGTTTCTCATTCGACCAAAagatccccccccccccctgtTTTGGCCAGGAGAAAGCTTGCTTGAGTGTGAcattttatctcttttttttatcaccTTGTATTAATGTGTTGAAGTTTTGTTCAAGCTTTTGTTCTATCAGCAACAGTTAATATTACGTGTTTCCTTGGTTGGAATCAAATTCATACTAGCAACTTCTGCTATCTTCTAATTGTATGTTTGGTTCCATCTAACTACAACACAAAAACAAAGTTTAGAAGCAGTATGTTGCAGGCGTAACAACGAGACAATTAACGCCAAAATATTTTACTGAGACTACCTAATGGGTGTTTTTATCAAGCAGACTCTCATAAGACATAGAAGCTTTGATCCTCTCAACAGTGCAAGCTGTCAAATTGTTAACAGTTGCAATAGAGCCAAGAGACAGCTTAGCCGTGGGAACCAAGTCAACCAGAATCTGAAAACCAACATTTTCCCTCCATTTAAATTGGTCAAGGCGTCATGATAAAATCCATTTTAAACAAAGGATTTTTTCTTAGTATTATATCTTCATTTCTTCAACCATATAATAAAAGGTTGAGACCAAGTTTGTGTGGTTTTTGACATTGTTTGAAATACACGTTTGGCTCTGTTTTGATTcagtttctaaaaaaatatattgtagtTATCCACTTTTGGATAGCTGGTTTTTATTACTTATTAATATGAAACTCAAAGAGAAGCGAACTTTAACGACAAACAAACATTTTCATTCAATTCAAACAATACTCAGCAGATAACATTCGAGAAAGGAAGAAATACATTATTACacatttttgaaattcaaacaCAAAGAACTTCCGTGGAAAAAAGGACATGAATAAAAGAACATAATAAGCAGAAAACGTTTTAGAACTTCAATCATCAGTCCAAAGTTAGTTAACAAAAGCGCATCTCCTCCTGACCTCACCTTGCTTCCCGGTAAGGATCTCGACGAAACCAAGTTTGACCATtgattcagagaaatctctgTTGAAGGAAGCCCCACCAGTCAAGACCTGCGCCTGAATGTAGAGGTTGGTGTCAAGGTCATCGAGAAGTGTTGCATCAGATGTGAACAAACCCTTCTTCTGAGCCACAATGTTGAAGTAGTGAGAGTCAAATTTCTTGGCACTGCCTGGGTCCATATCCACAGGGGTCTTGACATCAGTTGGCTTGCACCTTTTCTTCAATGCCCTAACGTAGCTAGGGTTCATCGCTGGGTCAAAGTCGCCTCTGCCCGTGAAGTTATGGATACGGTTGTTGATGAGACCGCAAGAAGATACACCAATGGTGTGAGCTCCTGTTCAATAAATCATGATAATCAGCttgatatttaaattaaattctaaGAGGGAAAATCtccaaaaacatttttaaagtttattttaaagtagcactgaataataataataataattctcAAAATAGCATTTTATGCTAACTCTTAAATTCTGATCCTATCTCTACTTCATAAATACTAAGCTCTAATCATTAAACCTAAAACCCggtagtaaaataaaaaaaagtattttttttaactggtgttgtgtaatatattttgttcCTTGTGTAATATTTTTAGAACAAAAGATGTTCTAATACTATTTTAGGGTGTTTTTAAAGATGTTTTGAATAAATACCTGAGAGGACGACTAGGTCTTTAGTGTTAAGACCCTTGTCAAGGAAGTTCTTCTTCAGTGTCTTTACGTCCGAGAATGGAGATGGTAAATTAACCTCGGAGCTCTTCGAGATGCGTCCGTCTCTCCTCCCCAATGGAACAGGCCACCATGGTCCTCCGAtctaaaaagagaaagagaaaccaATCAATGAGCTAATGTTGTTGGTTTTGGAATGATAAAATCATTCGAATGCAAAATGTTACCACTGAAACAGCGTCTCTAGCGACCAAGGCAATAATATCAGCGCAAGAGACAAGACCACGACAACCCCAAGTCCTCTCGAGAGCTGACTTGGCAGCATCGATCACTTCGTAGCCTCTCACTGACAAGTTAGGGAAAGCATCTCTTTCCGCATCTTTGAGTGGAGATTTCAGAAGAATGGAACCATCACATCCCTAATGTACATGAATTATATGAATTACGAAGGAGGAAACATTACTATATAAAGGACATGAGCATCTCCACTCATGAGTCCTCATgcattactaaaatatatattcaagcAAAAATATTAACTTACTCTGACAAAGCAGTCGTGAAAATGCATCCTTAGAAGCGCAGCGGCAAGAGTTGGCCTGCGAGAGACGTATTGAAATGTGACACGACGGACAATGGTTTCCAATTGTGGACACTTGGAGCGGTAGTAGTCAAGGTCAAGATCACCCGTGGCCCGTGGGTTCCTGTGTCCATTTTGTTTCTTAAGTGGGTTCCCATATGGATGTGCAACGGAAACTCCAACGACGCCAAGAAGAACCACAAGGACAAGTAAGTTCTTGAGCGCCAttgttgtttctcttctttgtttgaGTATTAAGCCAAGTTTAGGGATGAAGATAAAATGAGAAAGTCTCAGGCCTTTTATAGATCACTGGAGGGGTTTTTTTGACACGTTCCGTTGCTAAGTGTCAACACAGGAATTAGATAATACCCATTTGCAAATATTAATCT from Raphanus sativus cultivar WK10039 chromosome 8, ASM80110v3, whole genome shotgun sequence includes:
- the LOC130499189 gene encoding peroxidase 1-like, with protein sequence MALKNLLVLVVLLGVVGVSVAHPYGNPLKKQNGHRNPRATGDLDLDYYRSKCPQLETIVRRVTFQYVSRRPTLAAALLRMHFHDCFVRGCDGSILLKSPLKDAERDAFPNLSVRGYEVIDAAKSALERTWGCRGLVSCADIIALVARDAVSVIGGPWWPVPLGRRDGRISKSSEVNLPSPFSDVKTLKKNFLDKGLNTKDLVVLSGAHTIGVSSCGLINNRIHNFTGRGDFDPAMNPSYVRALKKRCKPTDVKTPVDMDPGSAKKFDSHYFNIVAQKKGLFTSDATLLDDLDTNLYIQAQVLTGGASFNRDFSESMVKLGFVEILTGKQGEVRRRCAFVN